The Coregonus clupeaformis isolate EN_2021a unplaced genomic scaffold, ASM2061545v1 scaf3141, whole genome shotgun sequence genome has a segment encoding these proteins:
- the LOC123489660 gene encoding ADP-ribosylation factor-like protein 6-interacting protein 1: MAEGDNKSANVLAQETAQLEEQLQGWGEVILAGDQVLRWKKPWFPGALMAATTLLFMMIYYLDPSVLTGLSCSIMLLCLSDYLVPTLAPRVFGSNK, encoded by the exons ATGGCAGAGGGAGACAACAAAAGCGCGAACGTACTC GCCCAGGAGACGGCCCAGCTGGAGGAGCAGCTGCAGGGCTGGGGAGAGGTGATCCTGGCTGGGGACCAGGTGCTGCGCTGGAAGAAACCATGGTTCCCTGGAGCCCTGATGGCAGCCACCACACTGCTCTTCAT gatGATCTACTACCTGGACCCGTCGGTGCTGACCGGCCTGTCCTGCTCTATCATGCTGCTGTGTCTGTCTGACTACCTGGTGCCCACACTCGCCCCCCGCGTCTTCGGATCCAACAAGtg
- the LOC123489661 gene encoding serine/threonine-protein kinase SMG1-like gives MTSKGLNPSPKRSVRDPKTGRAVQERNSYAVSVWKRVKAKLEGRDVDPNRRMSVSEQVDCVIKEATNMDNLSQLYEGWTAWV, from the exons ATGACCAGCAAGGGTCTGAATCCCAGCCCCAAGCGGTCTGTACGTGACCCCAAGACGGGACGAG CTGTCCAGGAGAGGAACTCGTACGCGGTGAGCGTGTGGAAGAGGGTGAAAGCCAAGCTGGAGGGGAGAGACGTGGACCCCAACAGGAGGATGAGTGTCTCTGAGCAG GTGGACTGTGTGATAAAGGAGGCCACCAACATGGACAATCTGTCCCAGCTCTACGAGGGTTGGACAGCCTGGGTGTGA